Below is a window of Lepidochelys kempii isolate rLepKem1 chromosome 14, rLepKem1.hap2, whole genome shotgun sequence DNA.
TTGCCTCTTCTCCCTCCTAATTCCCCCCTCActgtttatgttcctttctgttGGCTGCCCACGGGCTGACTTTACATGGTGTGAATGATTCATGCTGAGTGCAAATAAACTCTTCTACCTTGGCATTTAATCACACTGGGTTGTTCTCTTTTAAGCTTCCTTATTTCTTCAGGAGATGGCAAAGGAGATTGGGGAATGGGACACGAGGACTTCACCCTCTAAGGGACACTGGCTCCAATCCAGTCCCAGGGTGGGGAAACAGGTTGGCCCTGGGCaggggaatgggacacggggaCTTCCCGCTGTAAGGGGCACTGGCTCCAATTGAGTCCCAGGGTGGAGGAACTGTCTGGGTGGGGGAGTGGGACATAGGggctttcccctctaggggcaTTGGCTCCAATCTGGCTCCAGGGTGTGGGGGATTGTCTGAAGAATTGTGAAGTTATGGTGACTCACAATATCACGTCTTTGTCTTTTTAAACCTCATTGTCTGAGGATAACTAAGAACAAACTCACAGAGTACTGCCCGCTTTCAGACCACTCACCACCTCCCCATTGTTCTCAGTAGAACAGAAGCCACTGGCTGCCCTCATCAAGATGATTGCCACTTCCCCAGCCCTTGCAGGGGTTATGGATGTTTAGCTAGCAAGAGGGCCAGTGGCTTCCATTGTTCCCAGTGGGGTGGAAGCCGGCCACCTGCAGGAAAAGCAGCTGTCCACCATGTCATTATGAGACAAAGAGGGACTGAGGGAGCAGGGATGGAGAtggtggaggcaggggaaggtGGAGACTCAGGAGAACACTTGTGGGGCAAATGACTGTGGGGGACAGCAGGAGCTAGAGGGGCAGAGAGGGATGCTgtggggctgcagctcccagaaTTTGTGGGAGACCCTCTGAGTATCTCAGGTCTCTTGGCATGGACCTGAAGCCCCAGTTCTTACCAGGAGGAATGTCGCCTGGCCGCTCCATCATGATCATGGTTGGGAGCCAGGAGGCTGTGAGCTCAAGTCTCAGCTCTTCCACACACTGGTATCAACGAAGCTGTGTGCTTCCCAGGTCTTATTGGAGAGCAAGGTTTCCTACCTCTGCCCCAAAAGGCAAACAAGCATCATTTCGCCTCTGACTTTAGAGATGAGGTAGTTCCAGCAGCACAGAGAAGAACCAAGTTCCTAATACCAGTGAGTGGAAATGTAGCCACGCTGCCCTTCAGAATGAATGTGCTGATTCTTTGTGCTTGGATATGCCATTTGTAGCCACTGCTGGAACAGCTtgaccacactcccctcccaaagctaGGAAAAGAGCCCAGAAGTTCTGTTTTTCAGTCTCCttccctgctttaaccactaaacAACACTCCCTTTCCAGAGCTGTGAACAGAAACCACAAGTCCTGACAGGGGGCTGCCTGGGCCCCTGAATGGCACCAAGGGACACCTTTTTCTGGGACTCTGTCTCTGATCTCTTTGCTCTGGAGGTTTCTGGGGACCTAACTAAGCAAGGGGAATGGGCAACATGATGGACAATTAAGTTCTTTCTGACAAttgtgaagtaatgcacattggagggaCACATTTTCAACTCTTCTAAATCAGAATTCTGAATGAACTGTATCAACCCAAGAAAGGAACCATTGTGGGCAGCTCTATGAAAAGCTTGGTTTAATGCACAGCTGAGGCCAAAGAAGCTAACGAGATGTCAGcatgcataaggaatgggatggtgAACAATACAGAGAATATTCTAATGCCTTTATGTAAATCAATGGTGTGACCTCATCTGAAGACCACGGGCAGTAGTGGGCACCCCAGTTTTCACAGGTTACTGCAAaatcggtggtggtggtggcggtggttggggggggggcagagaaggacAGGAAGAATGATCAAGGACCCAGAAGAATCTTCATATGAAGATGgactgaaaagactgggattgttaccttagaaaggagatgagtAAAAGGGgagtaaaaaataataaatggtctAGAGATGGGAGATCAGgagtttctgttctccctgtcttataacacaagaacaagggacaCACCACAAAGTTAAAAGGTGACAAATTCAAAACCAGTTAACAGGAAATACTTTTCACACTATATTTAATTAACCtagggaactcattgccacaggaagtggTTGAGGGCCACAGACTTAGCAAGATttaaaagggattggacatttctATGGACAGCAAGACTATCCAGAGGTCCCCTAATCAACGACAACAAACATTTCTGAAGGGATATTGAACCCCCTAGTGTAGGGCGCGAGCCAATCTCTAGCTATTAGAGCCCAGCATGAGACCAATACTGAAGGGGGGGGGCAGGTTTTCACACATCTGCTACTGCAGGGCTCTTGCACCTTCCTGGAGCATCTGGTTCTGCCAGTGCCGGAGCCAGGCCACTGGTCTCCACGTGGCTCTGGGGTCTGGTCCAGCAGGACTATTCCTGTGGGCTCTCTGGTCAGGAAGGAGGGCGCAGGATTCTGGGCGGTCCCCCTGCGCTGAGTTTCTGTCCCTGGGGGAGCGCAGGGAGCCGGTGCCCCTAGAGTTTGTCGCTAGAGGTCTCTGGTTATTGCTAGGGGAGGGGAGGCGGCTCTCTCTGTATTTCTCCGCTCAGGATATCAGGGTTGAGCTTCCTGggtcagaggctgctgctgctgcctccattGTGAGCCTGGATTCCTTTCCAGGCTGAGCTACTGCTGCTCCCCCAGCGGGGTGTGTGCGGGGAGAGCCCTTCCCTAGCGCCCCTCTGTGCCCAGCCGGGGGGACCTTCTCCGGGGGCTCGAaccagccccgggctctgccgacaccagcccctgagccggagcctgcaggtgaggggagagacccgggggaagggctggggccgggcaggaaagtgactctgcaccaaCGGCCCCTCCTTTGCTCCCGGGGGTCTGAGCTGctgccctccctcacccccagtctccccccccccccggtgcctgGCGCAGGATTGAAGTGGTGCCAGGCGTCCTGCTaccccctgccctggggtgaatttcatccggAGGCATTGGAGCTGCTGAGTTAATTACCAGCCACATTACTGCCAGTCTAGTACCGAATTGCGGCTCAGCTGTACTGGTCCCCGGTGTCCGCCCTCCCCGGCGCTCAGGgagtgctcagtgcttctgaaaggCGAGTTCTCAGTCTGGGTATTAACCCGAGCGCGTTTGGGAAAGGTTTGTTTGACAGTGTAATTTGCAGTTTTGTTCTGCTGTATAGTTGGAGGAGGGATGGGTTAAGACTCTGGAGGGCTCTCAGATGGGCTGGGTCCAGCTCTGTCCGAGGTTCGCCGTACTACCATGGCACTTCACTTACACTAAGAGTTTTGgaggtgactagtgatttttgagTACCCAGCTTGTGACCCCacaaaagggcctgattttcaggaggtgggtgctcagcactgtatgaaaatcaggccccttaaaGGGGTCTCAAGTTGGCCACCCAAAGTCATTCATCACCTTAGAAATTACTGGCCTtacatttctctgtgcctcagtttctccatctgtaaaacagagacaaTAACATTTCCCTACCTCAGCGGGAGTGGCAGGCTACATTGGGGCGCTCACATTCTTTGCTGATAGGTGCTGTAGAGGTACTTAGATAGAGGGGGCCATCACAAAGGTAACTGTGCATTGTGCAGTTCATAACTGGTTACTTACAGGGGTCAGGTAGTATTGTCTCTTCTCTCTGATTGGACGATTCATGAATCTAACCTACACCACGTCAATTTCATCTCGTAGCATTGGCCATAATATTCTGCTGGAatctgctgggtgctgtacacacacagagaaatacaTGGTCCCTGCTTTGAAAAGCCTTATCATCCAATCAAAAAATTGAAGCAACACCATGTGACTTGTGTGCTCTAAGAGGTaagcattttttaattattatttttatcaaagTAACCAAAATTGGTATGACTTGCACGGACATTACTCACTATTCAAAACAATCCATGGGTCCAGAGCTACTCACTGAAGAACACGCATAATTAGCTAGAGTATATAAGGGCTATCTGTGCTCTTGCTTTAAGGCATAAATCAACCTCTGACTGCCTGGGCTTAGTGAGACTGTATTTGTATGTGCAGGTTATTCTGTAATTGCCCAAGACTGGATTCCTCACACCTTCCTCCGAACTATCTGGTACTCGACACTGACATGATCCTGGTCTGAGGTGAGGTAGTTGGGAGATGGGGATACTGCTCCAGAGGGACCACTAGTCTGAACTGGTGCAGCACAAAGGGTGGTATACCATTCTAGATGGGGCCATTGGTCCGATCTGCAGTGTGCTCCTAATACTGAAGAACAAGCAGGTTTGAGAATTTTTGTGCCTGTCCAAGGACAATTTGTGAACATAAAAACTGGGAAAATACACTGTTCTGTTCAGGTTCGTGGATTGCACCCATCAGTGTGGTATCCAAGCCCTGTGAAATGAGAAACTGTAAATGACTTGCTCAGCTCAAACAGATAGGTTTAATTGGTCCTGCCTCTGCCTAATCCCTGCGCTGTTGTGGGAGTGTGCTGTCCTGCGGACAGTGTCAGAGGAATCCCCCAAAGCGCTCCTTTGATTCAGACTCCCTTATTCGGGGGAGAAGGGGTGTTAAAAATTTCTTGGAGATTTTCTATCTTGTGCTGGATGCTGGGAAAACCATAGGAAATGCTAAAACAAATTATTataatttgtttttacatttccCATTCCTCTCTCTCAGATTCCTGTCCTCCAGTTCTGGGTAGAGGGGCCAGACTAGTGGAGGGCTGTGGACTGGGAATAGACTGTGTTCAGCTTATTGATGTTAAggcagaaaggaccactgtgttcatctagtccagtggtcacTAACTGGTTGCGATTGActggtcgatcctagaggatctcccagttgaTTGTGACCTCTAGTGTTGTAGTGGGCTgtcgctaaggcaggctccctgcctgccccggctgcCTGCCGTGGCCCCGGGGGCAGGGATCTCCCTCCACACGCTgatcctgcctgcaagcaccacccccgcagctcccattggctgggaacagggagctgtggccaatgggagctgcatgccccccctgcccccctggggctgcaggggcgcATTGGGCCCTtgtgggagcggcgtggggccagggtaggcagggagcctgactTAGTGGCCGCCATGCTGCACCACCAACCAGGAGTGACCAGTGCTGCTCAGTGGgaggctgcacccccagccctgacccacctcccagagccagcaccccgtaccccctccttcaccccaacactctgccccagcccagagccccctcctgcacccaaactccctcccagagcttgcacccctcaccccctcctgcaccccaaccccctgtcccaggctcagcccagagcccacaccccctcccgaacccctaacccagcccagtgaaagtgagtgagggtgggggaaagggagcgACGGAGAGAgcgggggatggagtgagtggggcagagctttggggaagggatggggccttggggaaggggcaggttaGATCCCGGGTTGCCCTTAGaatcaaaaagtgatcttgggcataaaaaggttggagaccactgatctagtctgacctcctgcaccatGCAGGCCAGGGACCCTCCCCGGTAATCAAGCTCAGTGACTCGTGGTTGAACCACAGCAGGAATTTTTGAAAGCGACACTCATTCTTGATTTAAGTTTCCAGCATGGacgactccctgtgtgaccctgggcatcGGTGTCTCTGTTCCCACCTGTACTGTGGGGGCAGTAGCAGGGGCCTGCCTCACGGGGTTATGTGAGGGGAAATACATTAAAGAGTATGAGGTGctgagatactgcagtgatgcaggccatataaatacctagctAAACAGCCGGAGGCAACACAAACCAGTGGCGTGGAGGCTGATccctttgcctctgtttccccacccccaccccttttgtcttgtctatttagatgaagcttttggggacagggactctctctcgctgtgtgtctgtggagtacctggcacaatggggccctgatctcagcgaAAATCTCTAGGCCCTGCTGGGatatgaattatttttattaatcaggGGTTTATTACACAGGGCCTCAGGACCAACCAAGAGTGGGCCCCATCATGCTGGGTGCTGTACGAACACAAAgtagtagacagtccctgccctgaagtaaTGGCCCATgcctgggctctctctctctgttccagcAGATGACAGCGCTGTGAGGGAGCACAAGGAAGTGAATATTTCTCCGCTGGCCCCAGGGGTTGAGTGCAAGTAGCCACCCAAAATGTCACCCAAAAAGTCCAAAGGGAATGTGGCCAAGACCCTGGAGAAGAAGAAGCCCAAGAACAAGCGTAAGTTGGAGAAGCCAAAGCGCAGCCCCCCAGAGGAGGAGACCCTGGTCTACCAGCCACTGCCCAAGGGTGACAGGCCCAACCTGTGCTCcgagtgtgggaagagcttccTGCACAGCTCGGATCTGGTGAAccaccagcgcatccacacggGTGACAAGCCTTTCATCTGCACTGACTGTGGCAAGAGCTTCCGGCAGAGCTCCACACTCATCACccaccagcgcatccacaccgGTGAGACCCCCTACGAGTGCAGCTACTGCGGGAAGAGCTTCCGCGTCAGCTCCAACTTTGTGCggcaccagcgcatccacacggGCGAGAAGCCCTACAAGTGCCCCATCTGCGGGAAGAGCTTCACAGACAAGTCGACTCTGACCCAGCACCAGCGCACCCACACTGGCGAGAAGCCATACAAATGTGCTgactgtgggaagagcttcagccGCAGCTCACACCGCAAGCGGCACCTGCGGAACCCGCCCGCCAAAGGCCGGGGCAAGTGCTCCCACCGGAGCGGGGAAGCCACCGTGGCCAAGGCCAAGGAGATCAAGGTCAAGAAGAGGACGCCGACCATCGAGATTCCCAACACGTGCGCTGAGTGCTGGCAGAGCTTCAGCCAGAACTCGGACCTGGTCAAACACATGcggatccacacgggagagaaaccctTCAAATGCACCCACTGCGGGAAGCGCTTCAGCGTCAGCTCCAACCTGACCCggcaccagcgcatccacaccgGGGAGAAACCCTACAAGTGCCCCGATTGCGGGAAGAGCTTCACTGACAAATCCACCCTGACCCagcaccagcgcatccacacggGCGAGAAGCCCTACATCTGCATCtactgtgggaagagcttcagccGCAGCTCCCACCATAAGAGACACGAGAGAACCCACTCTGGCGAGAATCCTGACACCTTCCTGCCCTTGTGGCACTACCCCAGCCAGAACTTCTAGAGTTGCCGACCCCTCTGGCAGGGCCCCAGagacgggtggggtggggtggggagggctgtaTGATTGGCTGGGTtatggggacaggggagggagcgGACTGGCTTGCTTGTCGGGGTACAGCTGGCTCGTAGGAGAACTGATTGTTCAGGACCCTGGGGACATGGAAATTTGGTGGCTTAagaaagaggtgtgtgtgtgcgcatctGTGACTGTGTGTTTTGTGTATGTGCTTCATGTGTGCTTTATAGAATCATAacaatgtagggttggaagggatctcaagaggccatctagtctaTCTCCCTGTGCCGAggcctagatcatccctgacaggtgtttgtctgacctctTCTTTAAAACTTCCAGTGACGGGAACTCCACAGTCTCTTaataacctgttccagtgctaaACTAGCCTTATAGTtgcaaagtttttcctaatatcggacctaaatctccattgctgcaaacagcctattCTTATCCCACCTGCAGAGGGAATGGAGAACAATGGGTGGCCTTCCTCTTTAAAACAGTcattaacatatctgaagacttatcaggttcccccttGGTCCTCTGATCTCTGggttaaacatgcccagttcttgcAACCTATCTTCACAAGCCAAGTTTTCTAAGCCTCTTaccacttttgttgctctcctctcaactctctccaatttgatCACCTCCTTTTCAAAGTGTggtacccaaaactggacacagtattccagctgaggcctcaccagtgctgaatagagaagGACAAACACCTCCTCTGTCTTTGGTATGATCCTTCtattaatacatcccagagtgaaatttccttttttttcaaCTGCATCACGTTGACTCTTATTCATGATCTAGCCTGAGCTCCAGATCTTTTCTTGCTGTACGGTTGCCTAGAcggttattcctcattttgtctttgtgcatttcatttttttcttcgaAGTGTAGTtctttgcacttgtttttattgagtttcatcttattgattttggaccaattctcaaatttgtcaaggtcatttgaagtctaattctgtcctccgtagtgcttgcaacccctcccagcttggtgtcatccatagATTTTATAAGTCATCATGCAAGTCATTAACAGAaacattgaatagtactggactgAGGACAgacctgtgggaccccacttgatacaTATTCCTAGTCTGATATCAAattattgataactactctttgaatacgtctttaaccagttgtgcactcattttgtagtaatttcatctagaccccattttcctagtttgcttatgagaatgtcatgtggcaatgcatcaaaagctttgctagtcAAGATTTATTATGTCTACTTTCTCCCCCcagccactaggccagtaaccctatcaaaaagggaaattaagttggtttggcatgatttgttgttgaaaaatccatgctggctgtcaCTTATcatcctattatcctctaggtgcttacaaattgtttgtttaataatttgttccatatCTTTCTggatattgaagttaggctgattagtctttcccccctttttaaagataagtgCTATGTTcacccttctccagtcttccgggaccgcACCCATTCTCcgtgagttctcaaagataattctAACAGTTCAGAGATTGCGTCAGCTTGTTCCTTAAATTACTTCAGCTatttccttaagtaccctagggtgaatttGACCGGACCCTGGCAACTTGAATACTTCATCTATCTTATCTAAATGTTCTTTAACCCATTTTCCCCTATTCTGGCTcatgttccttcccccttgtaaATATTAACAGTGTTAATCACCTGGTCACAGTCCACCATTTTAaggaagactgaagcaaaaatggcattaaacacttcagccttTTATGTGTCATCCATTATTGCTCTTTTTTCCCATTGAATACTGGACCTGCCCTTTCTACCTTCTTACTCTTCTAATGTATTTACAGAACTTCTTCTTATTGCCCTTTATGtctcttgctaggtgtaactcattttgtgtcttagtctttctgattttgtccctacatgcttatgctattcttttgtactaaTCTGTAGCAATTTGTCcttgtttctactttttgtaccattcctttttgattttcaggttatTAAATAACTCCTGATGCAGCTATGTTGGTATCTTACTATTCTACCTAGAGGTTGCTGTTGagtctttaatattgtctcttttagAAACTGCCTCTataactcctttttcccttagatttccTTCCAGTGGGACCTTACCTATCAATTCTCTGAGTTATTGAAATTTGCTTTTTTTGAAGTGCATTGTCTGTGTTCTGTAGCTCTCACTCCTTCGTGCCCCTAGAATCATAAAATATGTCATGTTCACTTTCACAcaagttgccttccaccttcagattctaaccagttcctccctgaacataaaaacataagaatggccatatgaggtcaggccaatggtccatctagcctagtattttgtcttctgacagtggcctgtgccagatgcttcagagggaatgaacagggcagTTTTCAAGGGATCCACCCCCGTCATCCAGCCACAGCATCTAGCAGTTActtttagggacacccagagcatggggtttccatccctgcccatcttggctaatagccattgatggacctatcttccatgaacttatctagttctttattgaacccagttatagttctggccttcacaacatcgtcTGGAAAAgagttcttcacacaatgcacatggAGCATgttgaagtacttccttatgttgttttcaacctgttgcctattaatttcattgggtgacccctggttcttgtgttatgtgaacaaGTAAAAAatacttccctattcattttctctacaccagtcatcattttatttatatctatcacatctcccctcagttgtctcttttccaagctgcactatcccagtctttttaatctctcctcggatggaagctgttccattcccctaatcatttttgttgcccttctctgtaattTTTTCaataatcttttttgagatggggtgatctgAACTGCACAGGGTATTGAAGGtgcgggcataccatggatttatatagtggcattatgatattttctatcttatctatccctttcctgatggttcctaacattctgttagcttttaaAGCTCCTTCCCATTGCCTGAGCTATGAACAGAGGCTTTGGTGTCTGTGAGACTCAGACCTTTTGTTTTAACGCCTGTATGATATGAGTTCCAGGGTCTCAGCCCTGTCTCTAGCAGCTCAGGTATTTACATCAAAAAAACACCACCAGCATCAAGATCAGAACTAGCTGGTCCCCTGGGGACAGTGTCATCTGGGAGGTGAAGTCTTTTATGGGGAAGAAACTGAACTTCTGTCTTCTTCCTGGAACCGATTCCTGCAGACCAGGAGAgatgagagagagtgagtgtgtgtgtgtgtgtgagagagagagagaaagagaatgagtggttgtgtgtgtgagcgtaagtgtgtgtgtgtacgtgtatgcatgtgtgtgagagtggtttgtgtgtgtatatgcatgcatgtgtgcataTACATGTGTATGTGCAGTGCACGTGTGTGAACGAGTGTGAGTTGTGTGTCTGCTTGGGAGTGCAGGTGTGTGGATGAGAGCGAGAgagcatgcgggggggggggtgtgtgtgtgtgtgtgcacgcacagtTTGGACTGCACGGCCAGTGCTGTGCATCACACAGGACTCTGCTGAGCCTggctcctctccccagcactgATCCCCGTCTCTCTCTCATACAGTTGGTTGGATCCGACACGGATCCAGCAGATCCCCATGGGCTGATACATTTAGAAAAGGGGGGTTGTCGCTCCTGCTTTCCTGTGTAaatagcccctccccccagttaaTGTCACTGTCTCTCTGTGCTGGCCCCCCCCAGCTCATCCGTGACACACAGGACATGGATTGTCATTAACAAAACCTTTGAACCAAACATCACCCCCAGCTCAGTTTGTCTTGGTGTCAGAGCTGAGCTGATGAGAGGCAAGAGCCAGGGGCTGGCGATTCCCTGGTTCTGCAGCTGGAGGCAAAGTGCCCAGGGGTGGGTTACATTCCCTTCAGTCCATCCATTGTTACCCTGCTCCCCACATCACAACCAGCCCGTTAATTGACATCTCTGCCCCAGAATGGAGAGCTGGGTGCTGCCGTGGTTCTGCTCCCCTGGTTCCGACTACCTGGGCCTCAGTCTCCAGAATTTGTTCCTCCCCTGGAGCTTGGGTCAGTTCAGGGGACTCACAGCTGCACCAGCAGAGTCCTGGAGCCCAAGGGGTGTGTGGGAGGCTGCTCAGAGGTAGAGCAACTTCTCCCAGGGAGGCTGGGTGCATGGACCCTCCCGGCTGGGCTGCATGTCTCCTCCTTGGCAGTGTCTCCAGAGCAGAGGGACAAAGACAAATCAAGGCTTCCCTGACATCATGCAGCGTTAGAGGCCTGGGCATATCCTAGCTAGACTCTGGCCCTGACTTTTGACTGGGCATTTGTAGCCCCTTTGGGAGCATTTGCTTTTCTTCATAAGAAACCTGCAGTGATGCAAGATGAGTGGTGGCAGCTGCCCAATCAGACAGTACCTGTGATGCTCCCTCTCTGGGCTTGCCCAGCACATCTCTGTTGGCCTAGGCTAGGAGCAGCTACAGCAGAGCTCCTTTCAGCCTAAGCAGATCCACCGACACATGGCAGGGCCAGTTTGAGGAGGGCAGAGCTGCAGGGAGTCCATTTGCTGAGACTGTGTGGCGCCTAGAACCTCAGCATGCAGGAAGGGGCGCTATGCATCTGGAGCTCACTGGGCTGCAGAATGACCCTGGTGAGCAGCACTCTTGGAAGGATTGGCACTATCATCTTCTGTCCCCCGAAAACGCCTGCAGCATTTCCAGGTGGATACAGGGCTCTCCTTTGTGTCCTGTCCAAAGTGCTGGGCTTCGTGGCTGTGCAGCGTTTAGCAGAACTGCTGGCCAGCAGTGCGGGAAGGAGGCTGATACTACACAGAACTGGCTGAAAGCAGCGGTTCTGCAGAGTTAGCTGTTTTCTCTGTGAGCAAATTCTCTGCCACCGGGTGACAATTTCTaagaaaatgtttattatttGAAATGGTTAGAGTTGTTTTTATGAACATATTTGAAATTGGGAGTGTTCGCAAAATGTAGAAGTTTTCCATCGGTTATTCAGTAGTTGTGATTTCCTGCTTTGAGCTGTGCCATTTGTCTGTCTggatcatctatctatctatggcCCTTGTCACCATAGTGTATGAGTACCTCCACAGTGTTTCAATATAGAGGTATGGAATATCCCATGGTACAgattctgc
It encodes the following:
- the LOC140898248 gene encoding uncharacterized protein, which codes for MSPKKSKGNVAKTLEKKKPKNKRKLEKPKRSPPEEETLVYQPLPKGDRPNLCSECGKSFLHSSDLVNHQRIHTGDKPFICTDCGKSFRQSSTLITHQRIHTGETPYECSYCGKSFRVSSNFVRHQRIHTGEKPYKCPICGKSFTDKSTLTQHQRTHTGEKPYKCADCGKSFSRSSHRKRHLRNPPAKGRGKCSHRSGEATVAKAKEIKVKKRTPTIEIPNTCAECWQSFSQNSDLVKHMRIHTGEKPFKCTHCGKRFSVSSNLTRHQRIHTGEKPYKCPDCGKSFTDKSTLTQHQRIHTGEKPYICIYCGKSFSRSSHHKRHERTHSGERPNICIECGKSFTQNSDLMNHQRTHTGEKPYKCIDCGKSFSVSSNLSRHQRTHTGVKPYPCTDCGKSFTDKSTLTQHQRVHTGEKPYKCIDCGKSFSRSSHHKRHLRSPPGKRQDKCIHWESATIGKVKETKVSKKKTPTIEIPNTCAECWQSFSQNSDLVKHMRIHTGEKPYKCPDCGKRFNVSSNLIRHQRIHTGEKPYTCSDCGKSFTDKSTLTQHHRIHTGEKPYICTYCGKSFSRSSHHKRHERTHTGENPVSFLPLWPYPTQTY